One genomic region from Candidatus Hydrogenedentota bacterium encodes:
- the lspA gene encoding signal peptidase II produces MTTGRKLAIAAGVILATLVLDHATKWIAIQTIKESGAVYSWLWDMFRIQYAENTGAFLSLGSTLPDFWRFWVMTGLNSLILIAVAVFLGVARFDSVLPPLAFSLILAGGVGNLIDRVFRDGRVVDFLNVGVSFGSFNLRSGIFNIADLAIVGGLALILAHEFLRPGGAKRDRQDSSGD; encoded by the coding sequence ATGACAACCGGGCGGAAACTGGCGATAGCGGCGGGGGTCATTCTGGCGACTCTGGTCCTGGACCACGCCACCAAATGGATCGCCATACAGACCATCAAGGAGAGCGGCGCCGTTTATTCCTGGTTGTGGGACATGTTCCGGATTCAGTACGCGGAAAACACGGGCGCGTTTCTGAGCCTTGGAAGCACCCTGCCCGATTTCTGGCGGTTCTGGGTGATGACGGGGTTAAACTCGCTCATCTTGATAGCGGTTGCCGTGTTTCTCGGCGTGGCCCGATTTGACTCGGTGCTGCCGCCGCTGGCGTTTTCCCTCATTTTAGCGGGCGGCGTGGGGAACCTCATAGACCGCGTCTTCCGTGACGGGCGTGTGGTGGACTTCCTTAATGTCGGCGTTTCTTTTGGGAGCTTTAACCTGCGCTCCGGCATTTTTAACATCGCCGACTTGGCCATTGTGGGGGGGCTTGCGCTCATTCTGGCGCATGAGTTTCTACGGCCTGGGGGTGCGAAAAGGGACCGGCAAGATTCATCCGGGGACTGA